A window of Dehalococcoidia bacterium contains these coding sequences:
- a CDS encoding nitronate monooxygenase, whose translation MIKTRISQMLGIDYPIIQAPMNWISGADLVSAVSAAGGLGTLGPNAGQKTPANDEKEVGERLRSQIKKVRSITDKPFAVNIAIGMGDAKKFSDAFVRVIIEEKVPVAVVSMGAPQVYTKELKDKGVKVFHTVTTIKHGKRAETEGVDAVIAEGYEGGGHLGNDDHTTMCLVPELADAVKIPVIAGGGIVDSRGFVAALALGAEAVFIGTRFLATRESDAHQNVKDVVLKATEADTIVLGKNLGVSMVRAVKNEFSQKFHEMEIGHASLGDLYNLQENHAMTKPGYLVSRMYPTFCLGDTVQGVVSVNDAVGLIKELLSAKQVVEDIAEGSSAVLRRLEDTGIERK comes from the coding sequence ATGATCAAAACCAGAATCAGTCAGATGCTGGGCATCGATTATCCTATTATCCAGGCGCCTATGAACTGGATCAGCGGGGCCGATCTGGTGTCCGCCGTATCGGCGGCGGGTGGATTGGGAACGCTTGGCCCCAACGCAGGCCAGAAGACGCCGGCCAATGACGAGAAGGAGGTCGGAGAGAGACTGAGGAGCCAGATAAAAAAAGTCAGGAGCATCACGGACAAGCCCTTCGCCGTCAATATAGCGATCGGTATGGGCGACGCCAAAAAGTTCAGCGACGCATTTGTGCGTGTAATAATTGAAGAGAAGGTACCTGTAGCCGTGGTCTCCATGGGTGCTCCGCAGGTCTATACCAAAGAGCTGAAGGACAAAGGTGTCAAAGTATTTCATACCGTGACCACCATCAAACACGGCAAACGCGCCGAGACGGAAGGCGTCGATGCGGTTATTGCAGAGGGATATGAAGGCGGCGGGCACCTGGGCAACGATGATCACACGACCATGTGTCTTGTGCCTGAGTTGGCCGATGCGGTCAAGATACCGGTCATTGCCGGGGGTGGCATCGTGGACAGCCGCGGATTCGTAGCTGCCCTGGCGCTGGGAGCGGAAGCGGTATTTATTGGGACCAGGTTCCTGGCGACACGCGAAAGCGATGCACACCAGAACGTAAAGGACGTGGTATTAAAGGCGACTGAAGCCGACACAATAGTGCTGGGTAAAAATCTGGGTGTATCCATGGTCAGGGCCGTCAAGAACGAGTTCAGTCAAAAATTTCACGAGATGGAGATCGGGCATGCCTCGCTGGGAGACCTTTACAACCTTCAGGAGAACCATGCCATGACCAAGCCCGGCTATCTGGTCAGCCGCATGTACCCCACCTTTTGCCTGGGAGATACCGTGCAGGGCGTGGTCAGTGTCAACGACGCGGTAGGATTGATCAAGGAGCTTTTGAGCGCCAAACAGGTGGTGGAAGATATCGCTGAGGGTTCCTCCGCTGTCCTGCGCCGGCTCGAGGATACCGGCATAGAACGAAAATAA
- a CDS encoding acyl-CoA dehydratase activase yields MITDDGFLTAGIDAGASRIKVALLRGRTLLGNVVLDEGTESITEISKRALADTCRIAGITLDDISKIAVTGMAYKYVHLEGEHVNESTCLARGIDFFMPEARTVIDVGAQKSLAIKCDAGVPLKIRYSEKCASGSGRFLDVVAATMAIDKTELSKLGLSTDNFVEVQSTCTIFAESEIITLIHSDEKPAEIARGAYRALARRLYGLLLQVGLENVVCVAGGVSTDACLLDEMGKLGGCEIKTAVQSDIVMACGAALAVQ; encoded by the coding sequence ATGATAACAGACGATGGATTTTTAACTGCCGGCATCGATGCAGGCGCCAGCAGGATCAAGGTTGCTCTCCTCAGGGGCCGTACACTACTGGGTAATGTGGTTCTGGATGAAGGCACGGAAAGCATCACGGAGATATCGAAGCGGGCGCTGGCCGATACATGCCGGATAGCTGGTATTACTTTAGATGACATCAGTAAGATCGCCGTTACCGGCATGGCGTACAAGTATGTTCATCTGGAAGGCGAGCATGTTAACGAGAGCACCTGCCTTGCCAGGGGCATCGATTTCTTTATGCCCGAGGCACGGACTGTGATCGATGTGGGCGCACAGAAAAGCCTGGCAATTAAATGTGATGCCGGTGTACCGCTCAAGATCCGTTACAGCGAGAAATGTGCTTCCGGCAGCGGAAGGTTTCTGGATGTGGTTGCTGCAACCATGGCAATAGATAAAACCGAGCTGAGCAAGCTGGGATTATCCACGGATAATTTTGTCGAGGTGCAGAGCACATGCACCATCTTTGCCGAGTCGGAGATCATCACCCTCATTCACTCGGATGAGAAGCCGGCGGAGATCGCACGCGGCGCATACAGGGCCCTGGCCAGACGTTTATACGGTCTGCTGCTCCAGGTCGGGCTGGAAAACGTTGTTTGCGTGGCGGGTGGAGTGTCCACGGACGCGTGTCTGCTGGATGAGATGGGAAAGCTCGGCGGCTGCGAAATAAAAACGGCCGTGCAATCCGATATTGTAATGGCCTGCGGAGCGGCTCTGGCCGTTCAATAA
- a CDS encoding 4Fe-4S binding protein, whose translation MAGRDSYETIAEKHGYPDSALYKTLIRNLLTPDEAAIGVVILEKTDEVTPAVLSSEIGLDQEKVDACLNSLFRKGLVNYKDAKTRRGLRFARDPYFAFMTSLSDMAIDPKTSPAYKSWYEFVKKEMYPDLAKMIGLTDIQYARVVPHISALKSHSDILPHEDVREYAKASRIAVTDCSCRKCNAAGGEPCKLSDDYTICLNFGRAAEHIIQRGVGKAISSEEALKIIEDCEKRGLIHILDIGVATLCNCCTCCCIALSNCVNFSIPFSTITFKSRYLAESNPDLCKGCKVCSKRCQFKAITLVKDGSGKLKSVTDSEKCFGCGACVASCPHGARQLKPVRTPETLNAWEPYERWERRIKG comes from the coding sequence ATGGCAGGTCGAGACAGCTACGAAACTATAGCTGAGAAACACGGTTATCCGGATTCCGCCTTATATAAGACATTGATCAGAAATTTGTTGACTCCTGATGAGGCTGCGATCGGAGTCGTGATTCTCGAGAAAACGGACGAGGTAACCCCGGCCGTATTATCCAGTGAGATCGGCCTTGATCAGGAAAAGGTCGATGCCTGCCTCAATAGCCTGTTCCGTAAAGGGCTGGTCAACTACAAGGACGCCAAGACGCGCCGTGGTCTGCGCTTCGCCCGCGACCCCTATTTCGCATTCATGACGTCGCTTTCCGACATGGCAATCGATCCCAAGACCTCGCCGGCTTACAAAAGCTGGTATGAATTCGTTAAAAAAGAGATGTACCCCGACCTGGCCAAGATGATCGGCCTGACCGATATTCAGTATGCCAGAGTGGTGCCCCATATCAGTGCGCTGAAGTCGCACAGCGATATTTTGCCGCATGAAGATGTGAGAGAATATGCCAAGGCCTCCCGCATAGCCGTTACGGATTGCTCCTGTCGGAAATGCAACGCGGCCGGGGGTGAACCGTGCAAGCTGAGCGACGATTATACCATCTGTTTGAATTTCGGCCGCGCCGCCGAACACATCATTCAAAGAGGTGTGGGCAAGGCTATAAGTTCTGAGGAAGCGCTTAAAATCATCGAGGATTGTGAGAAAAGAGGCCTTATACATATACTTGATATCGGGGTGGCGACCTTATGCAACTGCTGCACCTGTTGCTGCATAGCCCTGAGCAATTGCGTCAATTTCTCAATACCTTTCTCAACAATCACCTTCAAAAGCCGCTATCTTGCTGAAAGCAATCCCGACCTGTGCAAGGGTTGCAAGGTCTGCAGCAAGCGCTGCCAGTTCAAGGCCATCACCCTTGTCAAGGATGGCTCGGGCAAATTAAAAAGCGTTACCGATTCGGAAAAGTGCTTCGGCTGCGGCGCATGTGTAGCTTCGTGCCCGCATGGAGCACGGCAATTGAAGCCGGTGCGCACGCCTGAGACGCTGAATGCCTGGGAACCTTACGAGCGCTGGGAGAGAAGAATCAAAGGTTAG
- a CDS encoding CoA transferase produces MTEVLGGIKVIDLTEEISGPLCSMYLGDMGAEVIKVESLEGDWARHIGPRIKGESNLFICHNRNKKSIAVDLTKPEGRQVVYDLVKGAGVFLESFDVGGAARLGVGYEDIKRINHNIVYCSISSFGETGCYKDRHASELELQGLAGYIQFLGEPGEEPVRVGSDVVEASSAFHALSGILAALYYRGKTGDGQKVGIAKLRSMLQMGAHWIQAFCNPDTYGGWYLTGPYDHAEHGYKTKDGSIVFSVLARAGKGIEAALESWVEFLKRVGLGELLEDPWFKYKGLRAIGLGRDAQEMKGLFETYFLDKTSNEMITMIDEIGGMGSAIYDYETLYGGAMHAQIQAVDAIQEMEHPVAGKVKVTALPWTMSDTPSQIKTAAPALGQHTDEILAGIGYKEDRIKKLRKSKIVA; encoded by the coding sequence ATGACAGAGGTTCTGGGCGGCATAAAAGTGATCGATCTTACCGAGGAGATAAGCGGCCCCCTGTGTTCGATGTACCTGGGTGACATGGGCGCCGAGGTCATCAAAGTTGAGAGTCTGGAGGGCGACTGGGCACGCCATATCGGCCCCAGGATCAAGGGCGAAAGCAATTTATTCATCTGCCACAATCGCAATAAAAAGAGCATAGCTGTTGATCTAACAAAACCGGAGGGCAGGCAAGTAGTCTATGATCTGGTTAAAGGGGCAGGTGTCTTCCTCGAGAGCTTCGATGTGGGTGGAGCAGCCCGGCTCGGGGTCGGATATGAGGATATCAAACGCATCAATCACAATATCGTCTACTGCTCTATCTCCAGTTTCGGAGAGACGGGTTGTTATAAAGACAGGCACGCTTCGGAACTCGAACTGCAGGGTCTGGCCGGGTATATTCAGTTCCTGGGTGAGCCCGGAGAGGAACCCGTACGCGTCGGTTCCGATGTTGTAGAGGCATCTTCCGCATTCCATGCCTTGAGCGGCATCCTGGCGGCGCTGTATTACCGCGGTAAAACCGGCGATGGTCAGAAGGTCGGCATCGCCAAGTTAAGGTCCATGCTACAGATGGGCGCCCACTGGATACAGGCCTTCTGCAATCCTGATACTTACGGCGGCTGGTATCTGACAGGCCCCTATGATCACGCCGAGCACGGTTATAAGACTAAAGACGGATCGATTGTCTTTTCGGTGCTGGCCAGGGCAGGCAAAGGTATCGAAGCGGCCCTTGAAAGCTGGGTTGAGTTTCTCAAGAGGGTCGGCCTGGGAGAGCTGCTGGAGGACCCCTGGTTCAAGTACAAGGGGCTGCGGGCGATCGGGCTGGGCCGCGATGCCCAGGAGATGAAGGGCCTGTTCGAAACATATTTTCTGGATAAAACCAGTAATGAGATGATCACTATGATCGATGAGATAGGCGGAATGGGTTCGGCCATCTATGACTACGAAACACTTTACGGCGGCGCCATGCATGCGCAGATTCAAGCCGTCGACGCTATACAGGAAATGGAACATCCGGTAGCCGGCAAGGTCAAGGTAACGGCATTGCCGTGGACCATGAGCGACACCCCGTCACAGATCAAAACCGCGGCGCCTGCTCTGGGACAGCATACCGACGAGATACTGGCAGGAATTGGCTACAAGGAAGACAGGATCAAGAAACTGAGAAAGAGCAAGATCGTTGCCTGA
- a CDS encoding CaiB/BaiF CoA-transferase family protein produces the protein MTFALEGVKVLDLCRGYPPAFATMHLADFGADVIKVDPVGFTSSLPGGNEEDKISAYTFIDRNKRSIKLNMRSDAGRDLLFKLAKHVDILIENSRPGTMERLGIGYATLKEVNPRLIYCQVSGYGQTGPYKDIVGHDANFMAIAGTLSMIGPADGPPCWPSNIIADFAGAGLHPLIGVLIAYIARERTGKGQLVDISYTDAVFSLTSFDVTMHLVTGEKRRRSKTAQTGGEPCCSTYLTKDSEYITIQFIEPQFWKNFCEDIGKPELTARQWSLTDADRQEMFCIMKEIFLTRTRDEWWEWAKQRQVMLAPVRYIEEAINDPQLKSREMIMDKEHPTLGKIKQLGNPLKLSDTPPSFRMYCPRPGQHTDEILAELKLTKQQIADLKQQEVVQ, from the coding sequence ATGACTTTTGCGCTTGAAGGTGTCAAGGTACTGGATCTCTGCCGCGGCTATCCGCCGGCTTTCGCAACAATGCACCTGGCTGATTTCGGGGCGGACGTGATCAAGGTAGATCCTGTCGGCTTTACATCCTCCCTGCCGGGAGGAAATGAGGAAGACAAGATCAGCGCGTACACCTTTATTGACCGCAACAAGCGCAGCATCAAACTGAACATGCGCTCCGATGCCGGCCGCGATCTGCTCTTCAAGCTGGCTAAACATGTGGATATTCTGATCGAAAACTCACGTCCGGGGACCATGGAGCGCCTGGGCATCGGCTATGCAACTCTAAAAGAGGTCAATCCGCGGCTGATTTACTGCCAGGTCAGCGGCTACGGGCAGACCGGCCCCTACAAGGATATCGTGGGGCACGATGCCAACTTCATGGCCATAGCGGGCACGCTCAGCATGATCGGTCCTGCGGACGGTCCTCCCTGCTGGCCCAGCAATATCATCGCCGACTTCGCAGGCGCCGGCCTGCATCCTTTGATAGGCGTCCTGATCGCCTATATAGCGCGGGAAAGGACAGGCAAAGGCCAACTGGTGGATATCAGCTACACGGATGCCGTTTTTTCCCTGACCTCATTTGATGTCACGATGCATCTGGTCACGGGAGAGAAGCGGCGCAGAAGCAAAACGGCTCAGACGGGTGGAGAGCCGTGCTGCTCAACATATTTAACCAAAGACAGCGAATACATAACAATTCAGTTCATTGAACCCCAGTTCTGGAAAAATTTCTGCGAGGACATCGGGAAACCGGAGCTTACCGCACGCCAGTGGTCTTTGACTGACGCGGACAGGCAGGAGATGTTCTGCATCATGAAGGAGATTTTCCTGACCAGGACGCGGGATGAATGGTGGGAGTGGGCCAAACAAAGGCAGGTGATGCTGGCGCCGGTCAGATACATAGAAGAGGCCATAAACGACCCGCAGCTGAAAAGCAGGGAAATGATAATGGATAAAGAGCATCCCACGCTGGGAAAAATAAAGCAGCTGGGCAATCCGCTGAAGTTGTCGGATACGCCGCCCTCCTTCCGCATGTATTGTCCCAGGCCCGGCCAGCATACCGATGAAATACTTGCTGAGTTGAAACTTACCAAACAACAGATTGCTGATTTAAAACAACAGGAGGTGGTTCAATAG
- a CDS encoding acyl-CoA dehydratase activase, with protein sequence MLLAGIDIGSSSTKAVIMDDRSIVASGLIPTGASSTAAASGVMELVLAKSGAGMGDIACIVSTGYGRVNVPFAQKNVTEISCHARGVNWYFPGVRTVLDMGGQDCKAIKCDEGGRVVKFALNDKCAAGTGRYLERLSKYTGVPLGEIGPRSLQPVNGPVAVDSFCAVFAENDVLMRIREGYQINDILAGAVDATVERIITIIQRIGVEAELSISGGIAKNTGIVSRVEKRLGMKALIADEPQIIGAIGAALFARDLAVKSGK encoded by the coding sequence GTGCTGCTGGCCGGGATTGATATAGGTTCATCCAGTACCAAAGCGGTCATCATGGATGACCGGAGTATTGTGGCATCCGGGCTGATACCGACCGGCGCCAGCAGTACGGCCGCTGCCTCAGGCGTTATGGAGCTTGTCCTGGCAAAAAGCGGTGCCGGTATGGGCGATATAGCCTGCATCGTTTCCACCGGCTATGGAAGAGTCAATGTCCCTTTTGCGCAAAAAAACGTCACGGAGATATCCTGTCATGCCAGAGGTGTGAACTGGTACTTTCCCGGTGTGCGGACGGTACTGGATATGGGAGGCCAGGATTGCAAGGCGATCAAGTGCGATGAAGGCGGCAGGGTGGTGAAGTTCGCGCTTAACGATAAATGCGCTGCAGGCACCGGCCGCTACCTTGAACGACTATCTAAATACACCGGGGTTCCCCTGGGCGAGATCGGCCCCAGGTCTCTGCAGCCCGTCAACGGTCCCGTTGCAGTGGATAGCTTTTGCGCGGTCTTCGCTGAGAACGACGTGCTCATGCGTATCCGGGAGGGATACCAGATCAATGACATCCTGGCGGGCGCAGTCGATGCCACGGTGGAGAGGATCATAACCATCATTCAGCGTATCGGGGTGGAGGCGGAACTTTCCATCAGCGGCGGGATTGCCAAAAACACGGGCATCGTCTCAAGGGTTGAGAAACGCTTGGGTATGAAGGCATTGATAGCTGATGAACCACAGATAATCGGCGCCATAGGTGCTGCACTTTTTGCCAGGGACCTGGCTGTGAAGTCCGGCAAGTGA
- a CDS encoding C45 family peptidase, whose protein sequence is MKKQTKRAILWSVLGVLALVVILLAAYIVDLTSFPGNIRETDYSKQVKTEGVKSTFHQGAIYRYPGIVPMLEVEGDYYEMGLQYGALLQPEIVGGMAAMEKILRWNAEEMGVPYPALVGIIKYQARQVAGALPQRYQDEMKGVADGSGVPYDTVISCCLFYDVGMAMDCTGVLMRGKDGSIIQGRNNDTAGFGGEELARMTVVVRYKAPGKHVVTHMDQPLYMGVETGYNDQGLSFGEETLRIKNPNPNGFSLPYLIRMVMEDCSTLDDIYPYFDRYPTIAAYGCVWSDLDAGRGAVVELTPTAWAKNELKGSLLWNFNRIYDPKLAEQQKPSRSISNINIDREAVASEFPVRDTYTIEDTVAFVRAQAGPDGTDYSWSGTKLPVCNWMASQMMVFDSKSDGFYMAVGPYYTARQDIYHFFNDFSRKPELFMPALPIKPVVEKAAQIENRLTSKAEKLQAFIDLAAEFKDDANVQFIVAYKAFRLSRMDIFPAYARKAYAMDPGNPEYQMYAGMAEYYDKHMEKAVDLLDAVTARYPEQDLIRLSVLERAGVAVYPPKTASYKWQKQAVIDKYGAQAYYDGNVLPLIDALDRSK, encoded by the coding sequence ATGAAAAAGCAGACTAAGCGGGCAATACTCTGGAGCGTTCTGGGCGTGCTGGCGCTGGTGGTCATCCTACTGGCCGCCTATATAGTTGACCTGACAAGCTTCCCGGGAAATATAAGGGAAACGGATTATTCCAAACAGGTCAAGACGGAAGGTGTGAAATCTACTTTCCATCAGGGCGCTATTTACCGTTATCCCGGAATCGTGCCGATGCTGGAAGTCGAGGGTGATTATTATGAGATGGGGCTGCAGTATGGAGCCCTTCTGCAGCCGGAGATCGTGGGTGGCATGGCAGCCATGGAGAAGATACTCAGGTGGAATGCTGAAGAGATGGGGGTTCCCTATCCGGCACTGGTTGGGATCATAAAATACCAGGCCAGGCAGGTGGCCGGCGCACTGCCCCAGAGGTATCAGGACGAGATGAAAGGGGTAGCAGATGGCTCAGGCGTGCCTTATGACACGGTTATATCCTGCTGCCTTTTTTATGACGTCGGAATGGCAATGGACTGCACCGGTGTGCTGATGAGGGGAAAAGACGGCTCAATCATACAGGGGCGTAACAACGATACTGCAGGTTTCGGCGGTGAAGAGCTGGCCAGGATGACTGTTGTGGTCAGGTATAAAGCCCCTGGTAAGCATGTTGTCACGCATATGGACCAGCCTCTGTATATGGGGGTGGAAACCGGTTACAACGATCAAGGCCTCAGTTTCGGGGAGGAAACACTGCGTATTAAGAATCCAAATCCAAACGGTTTCAGCCTGCCTTATTTGATCCGTATGGTCATGGAAGATTGCTCGACTTTAGATGATATTTATCCTTACTTTGATAGATATCCTACTATTGCGGCCTATGGCTGCGTTTGGAGCGACCTGGACGCGGGCAGGGGTGCTGTGGTGGAACTGACACCCACAGCATGGGCTAAAAATGAGCTCAAAGGCTCCCTTTTGTGGAATTTCAACCGCATTTATGACCCAAAATTGGCTGAGCAGCAGAAACCCTCGCGCAGCATAAGTAACATTAACATCGACCGCGAAGCGGTGGCCTCGGAGTTCCCCGTGAGAGACACGTACACGATTGAAGACACCGTCGCTTTCGTCCGCGCGCAGGCCGGTCCCGACGGCACGGACTATTCTTGGAGCGGCACAAAACTCCCAGTATGTAACTGGATGGCTTCGCAGATGATGGTTTTTGATTCCAAAAGCGACGGCTTCTATATGGCTGTCGGTCCCTACTATACAGCGCGCCAGGATATCTATCATTTTTTCAACGATTTCTCGCGCAAGCCGGAGCTTTTCATGCCGGCCCTGCCGATTAAGCCGGTGGTAGAGAAAGCGGCGCAGATAGAGAACCGCCTGACCAGCAAAGCGGAGAAGCTCCAGGCCTTTATCGATCTGGCTGCGGAATTCAAAGACGACGCCAATGTTCAATTCATAGTTGCCTACAAGGCCTTCAGGCTATCCCGCATGGATATTTTTCCTGCATACGCCCGCAAAGCCTATGCCATGGATCCGGGCAACCCGGAATATCAGATGTACGCTGGAATGGCTGAGTATTATGATAAGCATATGGAAAAAGCGGTGGACCTGCTGGACGCGGTGACCGCCAGATATCCCGAGCAGGACCTGATCAGGCTCAGCGTGTTGGAGAGGGCCGGCGTGGCTGTATATCCGCCCAAAACAGCGTCGTATAAATGGCAGAAACAGGCCGTGATCGACAAGTACGGGGCACAGGCCTATTATGATGGGAATGTTCTGCCGTTAATAGATGCGCTTGACCGATCTAAATAG
- a CDS encoding MFS transporter, whose protein sequence is MADKQENNNNQEEKLLLPLPKWKFWYVMIVLYALYFLDFATRAVVSPMFPVLKAELGLSDAQLGWLSTIVLAMVGLLSIPLSFFIDRWRRGRMLSLMSIVWSVASFFSGLSVNFTQLLVTRGILGVGEASFNSGGQALIMAMVKKARRATVTGIWTTATSLGMAFGMIIGGWVAVNMGWRTAFMIVAVPGIIFGILAWFMPDYKNRTKDPNGAAGSSSMSFGSTMKAILTNKTAVTLFISFGLLYYFLNTIVYWLPTYFNRYMGMDVTTAGSLTAVVMISALIASPLGGWLGDLISRKNPANKMLLSWICVSLSIICYACAILFNAWPLFFVVTFFSFMYIPAQHTASQEIVPFYLRASTYGVYIFCMFFLGGLWGPAVTGMVSDASNLQMGFWVNGAVAVIGSIGYFITYKFFNKDYANARKLEEGVTYETA, encoded by the coding sequence ATGGCGGACAAGCAAGAGAACAATAATAATCAGGAAGAGAAGTTACTTCTCCCTCTGCCTAAATGGAAATTCTGGTATGTAATGATAGTCCTTTACGCGCTGTACTTCCTGGATTTTGCAACCAGGGCAGTCGTCAGCCCGATGTTCCCGGTTTTAAAAGCGGAGCTTGGATTATCCGATGCTCAACTGGGATGGCTGAGCACGATTGTGCTGGCTATGGTAGGTTTGCTCTCAATCCCGCTGTCCTTTTTCATTGACCGCTGGCGCCGCGGTAGAATGCTTTCACTCATGTCGATCGTCTGGAGCGTCGCCTCATTCTTCTCAGGATTGAGCGTCAATTTTACACAGCTACTGGTCACCAGGGGTATCCTGGGCGTGGGAGAAGCGAGCTTCAACTCGGGCGGTCAGGCCCTGATTATGGCCATGGTAAAGAAGGCGCGCAGGGCAACCGTTACCGGCATCTGGACCACAGCGACTTCTCTGGGTATGGCTTTCGGCATGATCATCGGCGGCTGGGTGGCGGTCAACATGGGATGGCGCACAGCTTTCATGATCGTAGCGGTACCCGGGATTATCTTCGGCATACTGGCATGGTTCATGCCGGATTATAAGAACAGGACTAAGGATCCGAACGGAGCCGCCGGCTCATCTTCCATGAGTTTCGGCAGCACTATGAAGGCCATACTGACTAACAAAACGGCCGTGACGCTGTTTATATCTTTCGGGCTTCTCTATTATTTTCTAAATACAATCGTTTACTGGCTGCCCACTTACTTTAACAGGTACATGGGTATGGATGTTACTACGGCAGGTTCGCTAACGGCGGTGGTGATGATCAGCGCCCTGATAGCCAGCCCGCTGGGCGGCTGGTTGGGCGACCTGATATCCAGGAAGAACCCGGCCAATAAAATGCTGCTCAGCTGGATCTGTGTATCGCTGTCAATCATATGTTATGCGTGCGCAATCCTCTTCAACGCCTGGCCGCTGTTCTTCGTGGTGACTTTTTTCTCTTTCATGTACATCCCCGCACAGCATACTGCCAGCCAGGAGATCGTGCCCTTCTACCTGAGGGCCAGCACCTACGGCGTCTACATTTTCTGCATGTTCTTCCTGGGCGGCTTATGGGGGCCTGCAGTAACCGGCATGGTATCCGATGCCTCCAACCTGCAGATGGGTTTCTGGGTCAATGGCGCAGTGGCGGTCATCGGATCGATCGGTTACTTTATCACTTACAAGTTTTTCAACAAAGACTATGCCAACGCCAGGAAACTGGAGGAGGGAGTCACATACGAGACTGCCTGA
- a CDS encoding CoA transferase, with translation MSGPLAGIKVLDAGAFTVGPAACSLLGLMGAQAIRIEPPTLDGLLFVGTIAGGTGTSYISSHYNKKSIMLDLRSPLGKEIGTKLVKWADVLVNNRRLGALDRIGFGYKDLAKMNPRIIYIESTSYGTTGPWSKYAAADHFVQAASGFASINGKEGGEAEILRYATNADYTATLIILNAAIAGLIARQKTGKGQRIDTSHLQGTIAVQTSRLAEFFISGKNPALMGSVSSRVAPSEAFRTQDNKYINISADREEYWHKICKALELENIQDDPRFSTNEKRLKNRKELVPLIQEKVGDKPAYWWMLHFNRCGVPYGFNYDYVDLIRDPHINENKWLYDMDSSYGMLKGYASPWEFSRTPSEEMTPTVKYDCNRDEILAMLE, from the coding sequence ATGTCAGGGCCATTAGCAGGGATCAAAGTACTGGATGCAGGCGCTTTTACGGTTGGGCCTGCTGCGTGCAGCCTTCTGGGATTGATGGGCGCGCAGGCTATTCGTATCGAGCCCCCTACTCTGGACGGTCTTCTCTTTGTGGGGACCATAGCCGGCGGCACGGGCACCAGCTATATCAGCAGTCATTATAACAAGAAGAGCATTATGCTGGATTTAAGGTCTCCTTTGGGAAAAGAGATCGGCACCAAGCTGGTCAAATGGGCCGACGTGCTGGTCAACAACCGACGGCTGGGAGCCCTGGACCGTATAGGATTCGGGTATAAGGACCTGGCCAAAATGAATCCTCGAATAATCTATATTGAAAGCACGTCTTACGGAACTACCGGGCCGTGGTCGAAGTACGCTGCCGCCGACCACTTTGTCCAGGCGGCGTCGGGATTTGCCAGTATAAACGGGAAAGAGGGTGGTGAAGCGGAGATACTGCGTTACGCCACCAATGCTGACTACACGGCGACCCTGATTATTTTAAATGCGGCCATCGCCGGTTTGATCGCGCGTCAAAAGACGGGGAAAGGTCAGAGGATAGACACCTCTCATCTGCAGGGCACTATCGCGGTGCAGACCAGCCGCCTGGCGGAGTTCTTTATATCAGGCAAAAACCCCGCGTTGATGGGTAGCGTGAGCAGCAGGGTAGCGCCCTCCGAGGCGTTCAGGACGCAGGATAACAAGTATATAAACATCAGCGCCGACAGAGAGGAATACTGGCACAAGATCTGCAAGGCGCTGGAGCTGGAGAACATCCAGGATGATCCCAGGTTCAGCACCAATGAGAAACGCTTAAAGAACAGGAAGGAACTGGTCCCGTTGATACAGGAGAAGGTCGGCGATAAGCCTGCCTACTGGTGGATGCTGCATTTCAACAGGTGCGGTGTTCCTTACGGGTTCAATTACGATTACGTTGACTTGATCAGGGATCCGCATATCAACGAAAACAAGTGGCTTTACGATATGGATAGCAGCTACGGAATGTTGAAAGGGTATGCTTCGCCATGGGAGTTCAGCAGGACCCCTTCGGAAGAGATGACTCCGACGGTTAAATACGACTGTAATAGAGATGAAATTCTCGCGATGCTGGAATGA